The following are encoded together in the Pyramidobacter piscolens W5455 genome:
- a CDS encoding M24 family metallopeptidase produces the protein MPLESYMEKRLACLRKKLLEEKLDALLLIDSESNGWENLFYYSGFRGSSAVVVVTQERSFLATDSRYLTQAAQQSPFEIRAVKTGESQVATAGRLLDELKIRRCGYDGAMLCAQTYLALSSFAVEWRDFSAAMAEQRRHKDAREIELIAKAADIASAAYLETLPLVRPGMKEKEFAKLLELNIARHDGEGVWHKSEMIVASGVRSAMPHGVAGSKKMELGEQVTVDYGAIFGAYMSDITRNFSLGAVKDAEFLEIHEVLLKAHRDSAALLKPGARGCDVHAAAVAVIADAGYGAYFGHGLGHSFGLEIHEAPRLSPLYQGTLRCGDVITIEPGIYIPDRGGLRVEDDYLITENGARRLSANLPQEFVHLPL, from the coding sequence ATGCCTCTTGAAAGTTACATGGAGAAACGTCTTGCCTGTCTGAGAAAGAAACTGCTGGAAGAAAAACTCGACGCGTTGCTTTTGATCGATTCCGAGTCGAACGGCTGGGAGAATCTGTTTTATTACAGCGGCTTTCGCGGCTCGTCCGCCGTCGTCGTGGTGACGCAGGAGCGGTCGTTCCTCGCCACGGATTCGCGCTATCTGACGCAGGCCGCGCAGCAGTCGCCTTTCGAGATCCGCGCGGTGAAGACGGGAGAGAGCCAGGTCGCGACGGCCGGACGGCTTCTTGACGAACTGAAAATCCGCCGCTGCGGCTACGACGGCGCCATGCTCTGTGCGCAGACCTATCTGGCGCTCAGTTCGTTTGCCGTCGAATGGCGCGATTTTTCGGCGGCGATGGCCGAGCAGCGGCGGCATAAGGACGCCCGCGAAATCGAGCTGATCGCCAAAGCGGCCGATATCGCTTCCGCCGCGTATCTGGAAACGTTGCCGCTGGTCAGGCCCGGCATGAAGGAAAAGGAGTTCGCGAAGCTTCTTGAATTGAACATCGCCCGCCACGACGGCGAAGGCGTGTGGCACAAAAGCGAGATGATCGTCGCTTCCGGCGTTCGCAGCGCCATGCCGCACGGCGTGGCCGGCTCGAAAAAAATGGAGCTCGGCGAGCAGGTCACCGTCGATTACGGCGCGATCTTCGGCGCTTACATGTCCGACATCACCCGCAACTTTTCACTCGGCGCGGTGAAAGACGCCGAGTTTCTGGAGATCCACGAAGTTCTCCTGAAAGCCCACCGGGATTCCGCGGCGCTGCTGAAGCCGGGCGCGCGCGGCTGCGACGTTCACGCGGCGGCCGTCGCGGTCATCGCCGACGCCGGCTACGGCGCGTATTTCGGGCATGGTCTCGGGCACAGCTTCGGCCTGGAAATCCACGAAGCGCCGCGCCTTTCGCCGCTGTACCAGGGAACGCTTCGATGCGGCGACGTGATCACGATCGAGCCGGGCATTTACATTCCCGATCGCGGCGGCCTGCGCGTCGAAGACGATTACCTGATCACGGAGAACGGCGCGCGCCGCCTTTCCGCCAACTTGCCGCAGGAGTTCGTTCATCTGCCGCTGTGA
- a CDS encoding epoxyqueuosine reductase QueH: MEEKLLFHACCGPCATTGVHALTEEGWNIALYFYGGNIQPRDEWQRRLEALRKLADSYRIPLIVRPYDTSEWDRRTAGLENEREGGRRCERCIRLQLESAAQKAAELSLTTLCTSLTLSPQKHPRLINAWGAELAGRYALDWEGRIWRKKDGQLFSVRECKRLGLYRQNYCGCRYSMERLNHF, from the coding sequence ATGGAAGAAAAATTACTGTTCCACGCCTGCTGCGGTCCCTGCGCGACCACCGGCGTCCACGCCCTGACGGAGGAGGGATGGAACATCGCGCTTTATTTTTACGGCGGCAATATCCAGCCCCGCGACGAATGGCAGAGAAGGCTGGAAGCACTGCGCAAGCTGGCGGATTCGTATCGTATCCCCCTGATCGTCCGCCCCTACGACACGTCGGAATGGGACCGCCGCACGGCGGGATTGGAAAACGAGCGGGAAGGCGGCCGCCGCTGCGAGCGGTGCATCCGTCTGCAGCTGGAAAGCGCCGCCCAAAAAGCGGCCGAGCTTTCCCTGACGACGCTTTGCACCAGCCTGACGCTCAGCCCGCAGAAACATCCCCGACTGATCAACGCATGGGGCGCCGAGCTCGCCGGCCGTTACGCGCTGGACTGGGAAGGGCGAATCTGGAGAAAGAAGGACGGGCAGCTCTTTTCCGTTCGGGAATGCAAGCGGCTGGGCCTTTACCGGCAAAATTACTGCGGCTGCCGTTACAGCATGGAGCGCCTCAATCATTTTTAG